One region of Oxalobacteraceae bacterium OTU3CAMAD1 genomic DNA includes:
- a CDS encoding formylglycine-generating enzyme family protein, producing MKPSRRHAPAKLFVHCLAGMLLANAAPAAAAEPPKIEVRGSQILGPDQQDSGEADWLARLNNWKRDTTGQHAPWLAAMRSWRADQLAKTGYDDAQYRRPELRWTQRDFVQTQAMMEDRYLYDPATGRYTVDRFLDDLNQRYGGIDSVLLWPVYPNIGIDDRNQWDMLRDLPGGVTGVRQMIKDFHARGVKVFFPTMPWDTGSRDPGTTIHEATAALMAEIGADGINGDTMFGLPLEYRTAADATGHAMALEPELLFSDDRMLAYNNQSWGYWPASPVPLVSKWKWLEPRHQVHVCDRWATDRTTLLQDAFFNGVGVQSWENVWGWWNRITPRDGEALRRISTIYRAFPEQLVSSDWRPHVPTLHHGVYASEFPLPGKTLWTLINRTDWRVDQRVMRVPHAQGQRYFDLWDGKEMTPTVANGYAELGVALEAHGYGAVLRLDPGVDVASLPATLKTLAKQAARPLESYLNAWTPLQQKMVAIAATPAARATPPGMVKVPGALFDFQVHGIEIEGENKPGLDVQYPWEPVARRHHVRSVPIKTFYIDKHLVTNAQFKQFLDASGYRPADAHNFLRHWIAGAPKTDDAQRPVVWVSLEDVRAYLRWAGKRLPNEWEWQYAAQGTDGRLYPWGNEWNAAMVPTPEKGRALSAPETVGQRPQAASPFGVEDLVGNVWQWTNEFADEHTRAAVLRGGSYYQPQNSYWYFPQAYKLNEHGKYLLMAPSKDRSGALGFRGVKDAAD from the coding sequence ATGAAACCAAGCCGCCGCCACGCACCCGCCAAATTGTTTGTCCACTGCCTCGCCGGCATGCTGCTGGCGAACGCTGCACCGGCCGCCGCCGCCGAGCCGCCAAAAATCGAAGTGCGCGGCAGCCAGATCCTTGGCCCCGATCAGCAGGACAGCGGCGAGGCGGACTGGCTGGCCCGCCTGAACAACTGGAAGCGCGACACCACCGGGCAGCACGCGCCCTGGCTGGCGGCGATGCGCTCGTGGCGCGCCGACCAGCTCGCGAAGACCGGTTACGACGACGCCCAGTACCGGCGCCCTGAACTGCGCTGGACGCAACGCGATTTCGTGCAAACCCAGGCGATGATGGAAGACCGCTACCTGTACGACCCGGCCACCGGGCGCTACACCGTCGACCGCTTCCTCGACGATTTGAACCAACGCTACGGCGGCATCGACAGCGTGTTGCTATGGCCGGTATATCCGAACATCGGCATCGACGACCGCAACCAGTGGGACATGCTGCGCGACCTGCCCGGCGGCGTGACGGGTGTCCGGCAAATGATCAAGGACTTTCACGCGCGCGGCGTCAAGGTGTTCTTCCCGACCATGCCCTGGGATACCGGCTCGCGCGACCCTGGCACGACCATCCACGAGGCGACGGCCGCGCTGATGGCCGAGATCGGCGCGGACGGCATCAACGGCGACACGATGTTCGGCTTGCCGCTGGAATACCGAACCGCCGCCGACGCCACCGGCCACGCCATGGCGCTCGAGCCCGAGCTGTTGTTCAGCGACGACCGCATGCTCGCCTACAACAATCAAAGCTGGGGTTACTGGCCGGCGTCGCCGGTGCCGCTAGTCAGCAAATGGAAATGGCTGGAGCCGCGCCATCAGGTCCACGTGTGCGACCGCTGGGCAACCGACCGCACCACCTTGCTGCAGGACGCCTTCTTCAACGGCGTCGGCGTCCAGAGCTGGGAAAACGTCTGGGGCTGGTGGAACCGCATCACGCCGCGCGACGGCGAAGCCTTGCGCCGTATCTCGACCATTTATCGCGCCTTCCCCGAGCAACTGGTCAGCAGCGACTGGCGGCCACACGTGCCGACCCTGCACCATGGCGTCTACGCCAGCGAATTCCCGTTGCCCGGCAAAACGTTGTGGACGCTCATCAACCGTACCGACTGGCGCGTCGACCAGCGCGTCATGCGCGTCCCGCATGCGCAAGGCCAACGCTACTTCGACCTCTGGGATGGCAAGGAAATGACGCCGACGGTGGCGAACGGTTACGCCGAACTGGGCGTGGCGCTGGAAGCGCATGGTTACGGCGCCGTGCTGCGCCTCGATCCGGGCGTCGATGTGGCCAGCCTGCCGGCGACCTTGAAGACGCTCGCGAAGCAGGCCGCGCGGCCACTCGAATCGTACTTGAATGCCTGGACGCCGCTGCAACAGAAGATGGTCGCCATCGCCGCCACGCCGGCAGCGCGCGCCACGCCGCCCGGCATGGTGAAGGTGCCCGGCGCGCTGTTCGACTTCCAGGTGCACGGCATCGAGATCGAAGGGGAGAACAAGCCGGGCCTCGATGTGCAATATCCATGGGAGCCGGTGGCGCGCCGGCACCACGTGCGCAGCGTGCCGATCAAGACCTTCTACATCGACAAGCATCTCGTCACCAACGCGCAGTTCAAGCAATTCCTCGACGCCAGCGGCTACCGGCCGGCGGACGCGCACAACTTCCTGCGCCACTGGATCGCTGGCGCCCCCAAGACGGACGACGCGCAGCGCCCGGTGGTGTGGGTGTCGCTCGAGGACGTGCGCGCCTACCTGCGCTGGGCCGGCAAGCGCCTGCCCAACGAATGGGAATGGCAGTATGCGGCGCAAGGCACGGACGGCCGCCTTTACCCATGGGGGAACGAATGGAACGCGGCGATGGTGCCTACGCCGGAAAAAGGGCGCGCGCTATCCGCGCCGGAAACGGTCGGCCAGCGCCCGCAGGCAGCCAGCCCGTTCGGTGTCGAGGACCTGGTGGGCAATGTCTGGCAATGGACCAACGAGTTCGCCGACGAGCACACCCGCGCGGCGGTGCTGCGCGGCGGCAGCTACTACCAGCCGCAAAACTCGTATTGGTACTTCCCGCAAGCGTACAAGCTCAACGAGCATGGCAAGTACCTGTTGATGGCGCCATCGAAAGACCGCTCGGGCGCGCTGGGGTTCCGGGGCGTCAAGGATGCTGCGGACTGA
- a CDS encoding PepSY domain-containing protein — translation MRRYIYLLHRWTGIVMCVLMAMWFVSGVVMLFVGYPKLTPWERLAGLPPLSQAGCCIAPEQALAKSAAPDDVQRLTLTSIAGRPHYLLVEGNGRYTPVDAISGAVLGRVGEGAALAAARSFKPGAGARYQGLIDEDRWTHSRALTPHRPLHIVDLADEASTRVYVSSSTGQVVLDAPRAERYWNFVGAWLHWMYMIRQQPTDPVWTWTLIGLSAVGVLSALTGLVNGVWRWRFSGRYKSGHRTPYREAYMRWHHILGLVFGLILCTWIFSGLMSMNPFNIFGAKGARPDAIAMQGGTPANLRPTQTVPQVLERLHAESFAPHELEWSVLNGHPFILARDGMNDTRIVDAGGDGLRVLTSWPLAQLEDAARRLLPYQVNSFDMLTRYDAQYFAREQASMYGANERRLPALRAVFDDPENTWVYLDARTGQIELSADKTQRLGRWLFNFLHSWDLPVLLTPAWPREAVIIALSLGGLLLSMTAAVIALRRLRTILKNRAPVSGSLADATSGEWGTANEPTGLRNRQR, via the coding sequence ATGCGACGCTATATCTATCTGCTGCACCGTTGGACCGGCATCGTCATGTGTGTGTTGATGGCCATGTGGTTCGTCAGCGGCGTGGTGATGCTGTTCGTCGGCTATCCCAAGCTGACACCTTGGGAGCGCCTGGCCGGATTGCCGCCCTTGTCACAAGCGGGTTGTTGCATCGCACCGGAGCAGGCACTGGCGAAAAGCGCCGCGCCGGACGATGTCCAGCGCCTGACGCTCACCTCGATCGCGGGCCGGCCGCATTATCTACTGGTTGAAGGGAATGGGCGATACACGCCGGTGGACGCCATCAGCGGCGCCGTGCTTGGGCGGGTGGGCGAGGGCGCCGCCCTTGCCGCCGCGCGCAGTTTCAAGCCCGGCGCCGGCGCCCGCTACCAGGGCTTGATCGATGAAGACCGCTGGACCCATTCGCGCGCCTTGACTCCGCACCGGCCGCTGCATATCGTCGATCTCGCCGACGAGGCCTCGACGCGGGTCTATGTGTCGTCCTCGACCGGCCAGGTCGTGCTCGACGCTCCGCGCGCCGAACGCTACTGGAACTTCGTCGGCGCCTGGTTGCACTGGATGTACATGATCCGCCAGCAGCCCACCGATCCGGTGTGGACCTGGACCCTGATCGGGCTGTCCGCCGTGGGCGTGTTGTCGGCGCTCACAGGCCTGGTGAACGGCGTGTGGCGCTGGCGCTTCAGCGGCCGCTACAAAAGTGGCCACCGCACGCCATACCGCGAGGCATACATGCGCTGGCACCATATCCTTGGCCTCGTTTTCGGTCTGATACTGTGCACCTGGATCTTCAGCGGCTTGATGTCGATGAACCCGTTCAACATCTTCGGGGCGAAGGGCGCGCGTCCCGACGCGATCGCGATGCAAGGTGGAACGCCGGCGAACTTGCGCCCGACGCAAACGGTACCGCAGGTGCTCGAGCGCTTGCACGCCGAGTCCTTCGCGCCGCACGAGCTGGAGTGGAGCGTATTGAATGGCCACCCGTTCATCCTGGCGCGCGACGGCATGAACGACACCCGGATCGTGGACGCCGGCGGCGACGGCTTGCGCGTTCTGACATCCTGGCCTCTGGCGCAACTTGAGGACGCGGCGCGCCGGCTGCTGCCGTATCAAGTCAATTCCTTTGACATGCTGACCCGCTACGACGCGCAGTACTTCGCGCGGGAGCAGGCGTCCATGTACGGCGCCAACGAGCGTCGTTTGCCGGCCCTGCGCGCAGTGTTCGACGACCCGGAAAACACGTGGGTATATTTGGATGCGCGCACCGGCCAGATCGAGTTGAGCGCCGACAAAACCCAGCGGCTCGGACGCTGGCTGTTCAACTTCCTGCACAGCTGGGATCTTCCCGTGCTGTTGACACCGGCGTGGCCGCGCGAAGCGGTCATCATCGCCCTCAGCCTCGGCGGCTTGCTGCTGAGTATGACGGCGGCGGTCATCGCCTTGCGCCGTTTGCGGACCATCCTCAAGAACCGGGCGCCGGTTTCCGGTTCCCTGGCAGACGCAACTAGTGGAGAATGGGGTACCGCCAACGAACCGACCGGACTCCGGAACCGTCAACGATGA
- a CDS encoding TonB-dependent siderophore receptor has product MNTISHSSGARVATFCVLALPLLAANANANAVEDATLPTVVVSSRADNGGLNSQTGTGSNLDLSRFDTPASVDAITRDQLERRGDTSLLDAITRAPGISAMPHPGNGGSSVAARGFTDTLSVMRLYDGMRQYGGAGLTFPFDTWAVERIEVLRGPASVIYGDGAIGAVINVVPKKPTRGGIQTELQAGLGTENSRRFAIGSGGAIDDKWSYRFDASTDRSDGWVERGEYSNRAFSGAVRLDISPRLNVQLGAAKGKQKPMKYFGTPLIDGKPDPALADKNYNVADSVMRYDDRWIDVLVNWSPNDNVSVRSRFYDIDSDRHWRDVEAYRYNPATRLIDRSDATEIYHRQSQTGNTTDAAFKGSLLGLANRFSVGFDVNSSDFRHINNTYVGSAPSVDPYNPVPGSFSSPVPTIPRYDSDAKQYALFAEDRLALDERWSLLAGVRYDHATLRRTDLVANRLAYDKTSTNVGWRLGTVFQVTPSLALYGQVAKAADPISSQFFLSAANSQFKNATGRQLEVGVKQAFAQGSGEWTLAVYDITKNNLLTRYPANPARSVQVGERSSRGIEATVMAVLAPGWSAEANASLLRARFEDFSEASGGSVVSRAGNVPPDVPRRLANVWLNWELMPAWTASAGLRYVGERNADNANTLKLPSYAVTDASLRWKVSAGTNLTLRVANVFDKRYFTTAYYSPTQWFYGQDRRADIILNHRF; this is encoded by the coding sequence ATGAACACTATTTCCCATTCGTCCGGCGCCCGTGTCGCCACTTTTTGCGTACTGGCGCTGCCACTGCTGGCCGCCAACGCCAACGCCAACGCCGTGGAGGACGCCACCTTGCCCACGGTCGTCGTCTCGTCGCGTGCCGACAACGGCGGCTTGAATTCGCAGACCGGCACCGGCTCCAACCTCGACCTGAGCCGCTTCGACACGCCGGCAAGCGTCGACGCCATCACCCGCGACCAACTGGAACGGCGCGGCGACACCAGCCTGCTGGACGCCATCACCCGCGCGCCCGGCATCAGCGCCATGCCGCACCCCGGCAACGGCGGCTCCTCCGTTGCGGCGCGCGGCTTCACCGACACGCTGTCCGTGATGCGCCTGTATGACGGCATGCGCCAGTACGGCGGCGCCGGCCTCACATTCCCGTTCGACACCTGGGCCGTCGAGCGTATCGAAGTGTTGCGCGGACCTGCCTCCGTCATCTACGGCGATGGCGCGATCGGCGCCGTGATCAACGTGGTGCCCAAGAAGCCGACGCGCGGCGGCATCCAGACCGAGCTGCAAGCCGGCCTGGGCACCGAGAACAGCCGCCGCTTCGCCATCGGCAGCGGCGGCGCCATCGACGACAAATGGTCATACCGCTTCGACGCCAGCACCGACCGCTCCGACGGATGGGTGGAGCGGGGCGAGTACAGCAACCGCGCCTTCTCGGGCGCGGTGCGTCTCGACATTTCTCCGCGCCTGAATGTGCAGCTCGGCGCGGCGAAGGGCAAACAAAAGCCGATGAAGTACTTCGGCACGCCGCTGATCGACGGCAAGCCCGATCCGGCATTGGCGGACAAGAACTACAACGTCGCCGACAGCGTGATGCGGTACGACGACCGCTGGATCGACGTGCTGGTGAACTGGAGCCCGAACGACAACGTCAGCGTGCGCAGCCGCTTCTACGACATCGACAGCGACCGCCATTGGCGCGATGTCGAGGCGTACCGGTACAACCCGGCCACGCGCCTGATCGACCGCTCCGACGCCACCGAGATCTATCACCGGCAATCGCAAACGGGCAATACCACGGACGCCGCGTTCAAAGGCAGCTTGCTCGGGCTGGCCAACCGGTTCTCCGTCGGCTTCGACGTCAACTCCAGCGACTTCAGACATATCAACAACACCTACGTCGGCAGCGCGCCGTCGGTCGATCCGTACAATCCCGTGCCCGGGTCGTTCAGCAGCCCGGTGCCGACCATCCCGCGCTACGACAGCGACGCCAAGCAGTACGCGCTGTTCGCCGAGGACCGTCTGGCACTGGACGAGCGGTGGTCATTGCTGGCCGGCGTGCGGTACGACCACGCGACCTTGCGCCGCACCGACCTGGTCGCCAACAGACTGGCTTACGACAAGACGTCGACCAATGTCGGATGGCGCCTGGGCACGGTGTTCCAGGTGACGCCGTCGCTGGCGCTGTACGGCCAGGTCGCCAAGGCGGCCGACCCCATCAGCTCCCAGTTCTTCCTGTCGGCGGCCAACAGCCAGTTCAAGAACGCGACCGGTCGCCAACTCGAGGTCGGCGTCAAGCAGGCGTTCGCGCAGGGCAGCGGCGAATGGACGCTGGCGGTCTACGACATCACCAAAAACAATCTGCTCACCCGCTACCCGGCTAATCCGGCGCGCAGCGTGCAGGTGGGCGAGCGCAGCTCGCGCGGCATCGAGGCGACGGTGATGGCGGTGCTGGCGCCGGGATGGAGCGCGGAGGCCAACGCGTCGCTGCTGCGCGCGCGATTTGAGGATTTCAGTGAAGCGTCGGGCGGAAGCGTGGTCTCGCGCGCCGGCAACGTGCCGCCGGACGTGCCCCGGCGTCTGGCCAATGTCTGGCTCAATTGGGAGCTGATGCCGGCATGGACCGCCAGCGCCGGACTGCGTTATGTCGGCGAACGCAACGCCGACAATGCCAACACGCTCAAGCTGCCGTCGTATGCCGTCACCGACGCGTCGCTGCGCTGGAAGGTGTCGGCCGGCACCAATCTGACCTTGCGGGTCGCCAACGTCTTTGACAAGCGCTATTTCACCACCGCGTATTACTCGCCGACCCAGTGGTTCTACGGCCAGGACCGGCGCGCCGACATCATCCTCAACCACCGCTTCTGA